One stretch of Brettanomyces nanus chromosome 4, complete sequence DNA includes these proteins:
- a CDS encoding uncharacterized protein (EggNog:ENOG41), with translation MEITEEIDASPNKNRQTSTSSRTYSISGSGELSSDSEIQLNLDSEKFLQDEKNENPFLKPKVADYYRDIYEKTKYECRGRFDPYFVWTKKEQDKLRRKLDIRVAFLACIMFVALQIDRGNLSQAVADNMLDDLGMSTNQYNTGSTIFYLCFLSAELPSQLISKKLGCDIWIPIQMVCWSLVSISQCGMRSATGFYITRALMGLLEGGFIPDEVIWLSYFYTGSELSIRLSWFWTTLSLTQVFSSLLAYAIFHMRGTGGLAGWSWLFLIEGLFTLVIGISSFFLMVPSAVQTKRPWNKKGYLNEREEKIVVNKILRDDPLKGTMMNRQGLTFRMFFDAISDYYLWPIYLIGLVAYIPAGTLDAYLTLVLKSMGYSTFNVNLLAIPYYILKVILLLSVTWFSERVKSIFNVALLQPLWAIPLIGVLRWWNGSFYEKWPTYIILIMILATPYIHAMMVSACSRNSQGVKTRTVSASLYNMFVQAGSIVASNIYRTNDKPFYHRGNTVLFGLAFAMIPILVGTKLFYVFTNRKREKVWNSMTSGERETYILTTKDSGNRRLNFRFAH, from the exons ATGG aaataacCGAGGAAATTGATGCTTCTCCAAATAAGAACAGGCAGACATCTACCTCTTCCCGGACCTACTCTATATCAGGCTCCGGAGAGTTGTCATCTGATTCGGAAATTCAACTAAATCTAGATTCCGAGAAGTTTTTgcaagatgaaaagaacgaaaatccttttcttAAACCCAAAGTGGCAGATTATTATAGAGATATCTATGAAAAGACAAAGTATGAGTGTAGAGGAAGATTTGATCCCTATTTTGTTTGgacgaagaaagaacaagataaattgagaagaaaactAGACATAAGAGTTGCTTTTTTGGCTTGTATCATGTTTGTTGCATTGCAGATCGATCGTGGTAATCTATCCCAAGCTGTGGCCGATAACATGCTAGATGATTTGGGAATGAGTACCAACCAGTACAATACTGGTAGCACTATTTTCTATCTTTGTTTCCTTTCTGCAGAGCTTCCGTCTCAGTTAATCTCCAAGAAATTAGGTTGCGATATTTGGATCCCTATACAGATGGTTTGTTGGTCACTTGTCAGTATAAGCCAGTGCGGCATGAGAAGTGCTACCGGATTTTATATTACTCGTGCATTGATGGGTCTCTTAGAGGGGGGTTTTATACCTGATGAGGTTATCTGGCTCTCTTATTTCTATACTGGATCAGAATTAAGTATTCGTCTATCCTGGTTCTGGACCACATTGTCTCTTACTCAGGTTTTCTCCTCTCTTTTGGCCTATGCAATCTTTCACATGAGAGGTACTGGTGGATTGGCAGGATGGTCATGGTTATTCCTGATTGAGGGACTTTTCACTTTGGTTATCGGTATTagctccttctttctcatgGTTCCATCTGCTGTCCAAACAAAAAGACCTTGGAACAAGAAAGGATATCTCAacgaaagagaagagaagatagtTGTTAATAAGATTTTAAGGGATGATCCCTTGAAAGGAACCATGATGAATAGACAAGGATTGACGTTTAGAATGTTTTTTGATGCCATAAGTGATTATTATCTCTGGCCTATTTATTTGATAGGTCTTGTTGCATACATTCCAGCAGGAACCTTGGATGCTTACCTAACATTGGTTTTGAAAAGTATGGGATATTCCACTTTTAATGTCAATTTATTGGCAATACCTTATTACATTCTTAAAGTCATTTTACTATTATCAGTGACTTGGTTCAGTGAGAGAGTGAAGTCAATTTTCAACGTTGCACTTTTACAACCACTTTGGGCTATTCCATTAATTGGCGTTTTAAGATGGTGGAATGGCTCATTTTATGAAAAATGGCCCACATACATTATTCTTATTATGATTTTAGCCACTCCATACATCCATGCAATGATGGTTTCTGCATGTTCTCGAAACTCTCAAGGCGTTAAAACAAGAActgtttctgcttcacTTTACAACATGTTTGTTCAAGCTGGATCCATTGTTGCATCCAACATCTACAGAACTAACGACAAACCTTTTTATCACAGGGGAAATACAGTTCTTTTTGGTTTGGCCTTTGCGATGATCCCCATTCTAGTTGGTACTAAGCTATTCTACGTTTTTACCAAtaggaaaagagaaaaagtaTGGAATTCAATGACTTCAGGGGAAAGAGAGACATACATTTTAACCACTAAAGATAGTGGCAATAGAAGGCTCAACTTTCGATTTGCACATTGA
- a CDS encoding uncharacterized protein (BUSCO:EOG09342M86~EggNog:ENOG41) encodes MNTVGPSASGNFSSVNSFQSGRKESNNKNNKRRVGETRQSEQKHVISNDKPNRKSNMRPFNKNGKGKSFSKKSNLKHNTSEEQQKQPVAIVSNPHSSSSSPEKSANPTKKTNRFASQFVGALLLFPDQFGYQKINHVPRITPKYLLPGQTLFESTSFVPNEWDRKNQEMLAARESEFEGDPQMLFQEFQDDRKKERQMMESLNLVDKENAKKSLDAAISFRGSCLDMCPTFERVERQYKNQVSKWEKDSMTGRISRHYAIKTFMRPSGQPPPLPSDVRAPHILSKTLDYIIDNLLLKMPDSQSFIWDRTRSIRQDFTFQNNYSGIESIDCHEKICRIHILSLHVMAGAHDPDYQQQQELEQFNNSMQTLTYMYKDVRSRGGFCPNEPEFRAYELISKVDDTELDRNLQQLPESIISAPILQRALMLRGLILRGIGNLNLYTQFFEAALNGETPFLLACMSEIHFNEVRYNALKIMSRSLHSKSKSLPDARILVADLGFDTLEEFLKTCKLYSLPVIHDSENIPRVEVSAFNTAFKHSQAQPYTIRINDISHGSSYKDIVNSGLPNYALNLASAKHLEEVARESFREGKEGSRIIADVLKGASHVSIPQAVIKAIKKQPDAFGITTEPPRSTVPSFDPQPSQEQSASSLFGGTLAHGSATPFNPGSLFNSTRPKLEFSSPSLQKSRPPKPIQQPFQITENASIPQSLAQTPVKPLRLPAAPSKEPNPPVSLPKRKLLGLPEFDTAAKEVVDDTIHHMISKITPQLVERAIKNATEVQQNHREQLVGQLTEELYSAFMREQIYLFALKVRAQGFREKKLKLWAVQRLIHAARRSSIKNKEKNERLIEVDTFRNNVTTPLIASLRAPRTGFYTPKDPTGPIDISLLLEKSQIQLSQMRMLTIARNWNASTSKWIANKLGLKQIGSEDELTAEWKSSKTALKIHSLSDSFDPKTDFRRVDFVVIQVGTLEANRHTDKYNLKESLEADGKVVAKVLEYLRKYNKGYYTSVLVTFFDCTDFNFTDSEVIEYLKLDSYSTDVHDVTIEVVNLSTLFALQYVGTKRQFSSAIFDMLGRCHSKELDLQRAEEESTRLQSTTIDEASRSSNGQSLIGLMKGGDRLASQERRRRYDKKRVHYIKSQLSETGKSMFRIRLKRKRREEASNTSWLTTSNSTNELRNISLLSTTSSPISTGRFYLPYSEEDNSQADNNRKKKVDELTALADSILNDS; translated from the coding sequence ATGAACACTGTTGGCCCATCGGCTAGCGGAAACTTTAGTTCAGTGAATTCATTTCAGAGTGGAAGGAAGGAAAGCAATAATAAGAATAACAAGCGAAGAGTAGGAGAGACAAGACAGTCTGAACAGAAGCATGTCATCAGTAATGACAAACCAAACAGGAAATCCAATATGAGGCCATTCAATAAAAATGGAAAGGGAAAAAGCTTTTCCAAGAAGTCTAATTTAAAGCATAATACATCCGAAGAACAGCAGAAACAACCAGTTGCGATTGTTTCTAACCCTCATTCGTCGTCTTCGAGCCCTGAGAAGTCTGCCAATCCTACAAAGAAGACAAACCGCTTTGCGTCGCAATTTGTGGGTGCACTTTTACTGTTTCCGGATCAATTCGGGTATCAGAAAATCAACCATGTGCCAAGAATCACTCCCaagtatcttcttccaggCCAGACGTTGTTCGAAAGCACAAGTTTTGTGCCAAATGAATGGGACCGAAAGAACCAGGAAATGCTTGCAGCACGCGAGTcagaatttgaaggtgatccACAAATGTTGTTTCAGGAATTTCAGGAtgatagaaagaaggagaggcAGATGATGGAGAGCTTAAATTTGGTGGACAAAGAGAACGCCAAGAAATCTTTAGATGCCGCTATTTCTTTCCGTGGAAGTTGTTTAGATATGTGCCCTacctttgaaagagtcGAGAGACAGTATAAAAACCAGGTATCGAAGTGGGAAAAGGACTCCATGACCGGTAGAATTTCTAGGCATTATGCTATCAAGACGTTTATGAGACCCTCTGGCCAGCCTCCCCCACTTCCGAGTGACGTTAGAGCTCCCCatattctttccaagaCTTTGGACTATATTATAGACAATTTACTACTAAAGATGCCCGATTCACAGTCATTTATTTGGGACAGAACTCGGTCCATCAGGCAAGATTTTACATTCCAGAACAATTACTCTGGAATTGAGTCCATTGACTGTCATGAGAAGATCTGCAGGATACATATATTATCACTTCATGTGATGGCGGGTGCTCATGATCCTGATtatcaacagcaacaagaGTTAGAACAATTTAATAACTCCATGCAGACTCTAACTTACATGTATAAAGATGTGAGATCACGTGGTGGATTTTGTCCCAACGAGCCGGAATTCAGGGCTTATGAGCTAATCTCAAAGGTTGATGATACCGAGTTGGATAGAAATTTGCAGCAATTACCAGAATCAATCATTTCTGCgccaattcttcagagAGCTTTAATGCTTAGGGGCTTAATTCTTCGTGGCATAGGTAATTTGAACCTTTATACTCAGTTCTTTGAAGCAGCTCTTAATGGTGAGACACCTTTTCTACTTGCCTGCATGTCTGAAATTCACTTTAATGAGGTCAGGTACAATGCTTTGAAGATTATGTCAAGATCCTTGCATTCGAAGTCAAAGAGTCTGCCCGATGCCAGGATATTGGTTGCGGATTTGGGTTTTGATACacttgaagagtttttGAAGACTTGCAAGTTGTACTCGTTACCGGTGATTCATGACTCAGAAAACATTCCAAGAGTTGAGGTATCCGCTTTTAACACGGCCTTCAAACATTCACAGGCTCAGCCCTATACTATCCGTATCAATGACATCAGTCACGGCAGTTCATACAAAGATATTGTCAATTCTGGACTACCGAACTATGCTTTGAACCTTGCGAGTGCGAAGCACTTGGAAGAAGTGGCACGTGAAAGTTTTCGTGAGGGTAAAGAGGGCAGCAGAATTATTGCAGATGTTCTTAAAGGTGCTTCTCACGTTAGCATTCCTCAGGCTGTTATTAAAGCGATTAAAAAACAACCAGATGCGTTTGGAATTACTACTGAGCCTCCAAGGAGCACGGTACCATCGTTTGATCCACAGCCATCTCAAGAGCAATCAGCTTCATCCCTTTTTGGTGGAACGCTTGCACATGGCAGTGCAACGCCATTCAATCCTGGTAGCTTGTTCAATAGTACTAGGCCGAAGTTAGAATTTTCAAGCCCATCTTTACAGAAGTCTCGGCCTCCAAAGCCAATACAACAGCCATTTCAGATTACAGAGAATGCATCAATACCACAGTCGCTCGCACAAACGCCAGTCAAGCCGCTAAGATTACCTGCTGCACCTTCAAAGGAGCCGAATCCACCTGTTTCTCTACCAAAGCGGAAGCTCCTGGGGCTTCCTGAATTTGATACAGCTGCCAAAGAAGTGGTAGACGATACTATTCATCACATGATCTCAAAGATCACTCCTCAACTTGTTGAGAGGGCTATTAAAAATGCCACAGAGGTCCAACAGAATCACAGAGAGCAATTAGTTGGCCAGCTCACCGAGGAGCTCTACAGCGCTTTTATGCGAGAGCAAATTTATCTTTTTGCTCTTAAAGTGAGAGCACAAGGTTTCCGGGAGAAGAAATTAAAGTTGTGGGCAGTTCAGAGGCTGATACATGCTGCTAGACGAAGCAGTATCAAaaacaaggaaaagaacGAGAGATTGATCGAAGTTGACACGTTCCGTAACAACGTGACAACTCCTCTAATTGCCTCACTCAGGGCTCCCCGGACGGGGTTTTACACACCCAAAGATCCCACTGGACCTATCGATATTTCTTTGCTACTTGAGAAGAGCCAAATACAACTATCCCAAATGAGAATGCTTACCATCGCTAGAAATTGGAATGCTTCTACATCTAAATGGATAGCCAATAAGCTTGGATTGAAGCAAATTGGAAGCGAAGACGAACTAACCGCCGAATGGAAGAGCTCGAAAACAGCACTAAAAATCCATTCGCTTTCGGATTCATTTGATCCTAAAACCGATTTCAGACGTGTTGACTTTGTTGTAATACAAGTTGGAACACTGGAGGCAAATCGGCATACGGATAAATACAATCTCAAAGAATCCTTGGAGGCTGATGGTAAGGTTGTTGCGAAGGTCCTAGAGTATTTGCGGAAGTACAACAAAGGATACTATACTTCAGTTCTTGTTACGTTTTTTGACTGCACAGACTTTAATTTTACCGATTCTGAGGTGATAGAGTACTTGAAACTTGATAGTTACAGCACTGATGTTCATGACGTTACTATCGAAGTTGTCAATCTTTCGACGTTGTTTGCGTTGCAGTATGTCGGAACCAAGAGGCAATTTTCTTCGGCGATTTTTGATATGCTGGGAAGATGCCATTCCAAGGAACTAGATCTACAGCgggctgaagaagagtctACTAGGTTGCAGAGTACTACGATAGATGAAGcttcaagatcatccaaTGGACAGTCTTTGATTGGCTTAATGAAAGGGGGGGACAGATTAGCCTCacaggaaagaagaaggagatatGATAAGAAGAGGGTGCATTACATCAAATCACAACTTTCTGAAACCGGCAAGTCGATGTTCAGAATCAGactcaaaagaaagaggcGTGAAGAGGCATCGAATACTTCTTGGTTGACAACTTCGAACTCGACAAATGAGTTGAGAAATATCTCTTTACTCTCTACGACTTCCTCACCTATATCTACAGGAAGGTTTTACCTGCCTTACTCTGAAGAGGACAATTCCCAAGCGGACAACaacaggaagaagaaggtggacGAATTGACTGCTCTTGCAGACAGCATCCTTAACGATAGCTGA
- a CDS encoding uncharacterized protein (EggNog:ENOG41), translated as MQSQGQIDPKLNESLPVEEVPKLEISYVTPNCAEAVVNLQMDYLLSRKSKLTKKMLGAKGIIAIIIGWASLVSYYRLGDYFSDYTFQNGFQNGLFKLLLNSSFRYNAVETISVVLLGMVTIWVNLFLQTNFLKEESVGVPERQKDYFGADMKEYSLLALNDKKKKLCSDKRKKVEFFKTNSVIIVYRSTPIAFAVKQVVQDNDDALIYRITGLGIRRVYIQAGVLTDLITCTIKNLPLVTSRTVKCYIDVYNFEGAEKHILKRLGFNLEKTQPTNHGFILDTLFGFRKETFVYTIAPNND; from the coding sequence ATGCAATCACAGGGACAGATTGACCCGAAATTGAACGAGTCTCTtcctgttgaagaagttccTAAGCTTGAAATTAGCTATGTGACTCCTAATTGTGCGGAGGCAGTAGTGAACTTACAGATGGATTACTTGTTGAGCCGCAAGTCCAAATTgaccaagaagatgctCGGTGCTAAAGGAATCATTGCAATCATAATAGGATGGGCTTCCTTAGTGTCCTACTATCGTTTAGGTGACTACTTCTCTGATTATACATTTCAGAATGGATTTCAGAACGGGCTGTTCAAGTTACTTTTAAATAGCTCTTTCCGTTACAATGCGGTGGAAACGATTTCTGTAGTTCTATTAGGAATGGTGACTATTTGGGTGAATCTATTTTTGCAGACGAATTTCTTAAAGGAGGAAAGTGTAGGAGTGCCAGAGAGACAGAAGGATTACTTTGGCGCGGACATGAAAGAGTACTCGTTATTAGCACTcaatgataagaagaagaaactctGCTCTGACAAAAGGAAGAAGGTTGAGTTTTTCAAGACAAATTCGGTTATTATTGTTTATAGATCCACTCCAATTGCATTTGCTGTAAAACAGGTTGTCCAGGATAACGATGATGCTTTAATTTATAGAATCACTGGTCTAGGCATTAGAAGAGTCTACATTCAGGCTGGTGTGTTGACCGATCTTATTACATGCACTATCAAGAATCTTCCGCTAGTTACGTCCAGAACCGTCAAATGTTACATTGATGTCTATAATTTCGAGGGAGCAGAAAAGCACATCTTGAAGCGTCTTGGATTTAACCTCGAAAAGACTCAACCTACCAACCACGGATTCATCTTGGATACACTATTCGGCTTCAGAAAGGAAACCTTTGTCTACACAATTGCGCCAAACAATGATTAA
- a CDS encoding uncharacterized protein (BUSCO:EOG09341SQW): MQAAIHNCFPDAQVTFNYHNRTPEKKLNKKAIDWLKQQIKLLGDLKFSEEEIEYLRKEIPFLPSQYYDWLKTLRLRPKDQVIMNDDPAQFSIKILGKWDEVTLYEIPLLSLVSEAYFRFVVTGWTLDEQFGIAKKKALELCQHDCAFSEFGARRRRSLETQKVVMEGLIAGAKEAGKEHLLLGTSDVYFAKMFGLKPMGTIAHEWMMGIGAITQDYENANKDAMDCWLRTVGNSHAGLALTDTFGTDVFLRCFKPPYSDYYVGVRQDSGDPLKFAETIAHHYHDVLKLPRFSKSICFSDSLNVDKCIKYKQKADQVGMKCSFGIGTNLTNDFPDSKPMNIVIKIDSANGNPAIKISDNLGKNTGDPETVKRVKKLLGYEEEDWSEGDEKHRWD; encoded by the coding sequence ATGCAAGCAGCAATTCATAATTGCTTTCCTGATGCACAGGTCACTTTCAATTACCACAACAGAACTCCCGAAAAGAAGCTTAATAAAAAGGCAATTGATTGGCTAAAGCAGCAGATTAAATTGTTGGGAGATTTGAAGTTCTCTGAGGAAGAAATCGAATATCTTCGGAAAgaaatcccttttcttccttctcagTATTATGATTGGCTCAAGACGTTACGATTGAGACCTAAAGACCAGGTGATAATGAACGATGACCCTGCTCAGTTCAGTATAAAAATATTGGGGAAATGGGACGAGGTAACTCTCTATGAGATCCCTTTGTTGTCTCTTGTGTCAGAAGCATATTTCCGATTTGTCGTTACCGGCTGGACGTTAGATGAACAGTTTGGAATAGCCAAGAAAAAGGCTCTTGAGCTTTGCCAGCACGACTGTGCATTCAGCGAATTTGGTGCTCGAAGGAGGCGTTCTTTGGAGACTCAAAAAGTTGTCATGGAAGGTCTCATCGCAGGTGCTAAAGAAGCAGGTAAAGAACACCTACTGTTGGGTACATCAGACGTTTATTTTGCAAAGATGTTTGGTCTCAAGCCAATGGGAACTATTGCTCATGAATGGATGATGGGAATTGGTGCTATAACTCAGGATTATGAAAATGCCAACAAGGACGCCATGGATTGCTGGCTAAGGACTGTGGGAAACAGCCATGCAGGCTTGGCTCTTACAGATACCTTTGGCACAGACGTATTTTTAAGGTGTTTCAAGCCTCCTTACTCTGATTATTACGTTGGTGTTCGCCAGGATTCTGGTGATCCACTGAAGTTCGCTGAAACGATTGCTCACCATTACCATGATGTCTTGAAATTACCGAGATTCTCAAAGTCAATCTGCTTCAGTGACTCTTTGAATGTTGATAAGTGTATAAAGTACAAGCAGAAGGCAGATCAAGTTGGAATGAAGTGTTCGTTTGGTATTGGTACCAATTTGACCAATGATTTTCCCGATTCCAAGCCAATGAACATTGTTATCAAAATCGACAGTGCCAACGGTAACCCTGCCATTAAGATCAGTGATAACCTAGGAAAAAATACAGGAGATCCGGAGACCGTGAAGAGAGTGAAGAAGCTCTTGGGATATGAGGAAGAGGACTGGTCCGAAGGAGACGAGAAACACAGATGGGACTAA
- a CDS encoding uncharacterized protein (EggNog:ENOG41), giving the protein MSFSPENIEVYEAFSRYEFDSNREYKEGLEVVYQQYLMLEGDKDSEIKKDLDAGKLDSGKIKSDIKEQLTTQAKVFFFCKQTGNILDLQEYQKWEETNHGGKPPYSLNYEQLVDMIMNNKPIPGIKTIPDTVLDSSKSSKHVLSERTKPWQ; this is encoded by the coding sequence ATGTCATTTAGTCCAGAGAACATCGAGGTATACGAAGCGTTTTCCAGGTACGAATTCGATTCGAATAGAGAATACAAGGAGGGTCTTGAGGTAGTGTATCAGCAGTATTTGATGCTTGAAGGAGATAAAGACTCGGAAATAAAGAAGGATTTGGATGCAGGTAAATTAGACTCGGGTAAGATCAAGTCGGATATAAAAGAGCAGCTTACGACGCAGGCGAAGGTGTTTTTCTTCTGCAAACAGACTGGAAACATTCTTGATCTACAGGAATACCAAAAATGGGAGGAGACTAATCATGGTGGAAAGCCTCCTTACTCTCTTAACTATGAGCAGTTAGTAGATATGATAATGAACAATAAGCCGATTCCCGGGATAAAAACGATTCCGGATACTGTTCTagattcatcaaaatcCTCCAAGCATGTCTTGAGCGAACGGACCAAACCCTGGCAGTAG
- the RPB10 gene encoding DNA-directed RNA Polymerase II subunit L, producing the protein MIIPVRCFSCGKVVGDKWETYLQYLEEGMSEGDALDRLGLKRYCCRRMVLTHVDLIEKFLRYNPLEKKDIDDERSY; encoded by the coding sequence ATGATTATTCCAGTAAGATGCTTTTCATGCGGTAAGGTTGTGGGAGATAAATGGGAAACATACCTTCAATATTTGGAAGAGGGAATGAGTGAAGGAGATGCCCTTGATAGATTGGGGCTAAAGAGATACTGTTGCAGAAGAATGGTTCTCACGCATGTGGATCTTATTGAGAAGTTTCTACGTTACAATCCtcttgagaagaaggatattgatgaCGAGAGATCGTACTAA
- a CDS encoding uncharacterized protein (BUSCO:EOG09340CJ2): MVTADWNLAFNSGGKLLSRGHVITPDGKFAIAIFKTHLRVYSLSTRQSIRSIKLNRDLSDVVDSKLSNANSCLLYLFTSSNEILAVNWRDKSLTNAIVKNYSVKTIESDGKNSFGQILKLVNFNDKEDEFLLIFGKPTTSLHSAHSRSLIKISIKEEVSSEELATVDNVLLFNKSTDGKSLVFVTNTSDVYYTSLVESENQVQVNLHQIPFAYKSTICSVAISNGEAPMAALGTVSGVIQLLYLTSHSEQRLLKWHVDQVKAVEFNSDGSYLISGGIEKVLVFWQLDTEKQQFLPRLNGCINQITIDDRIGQLYGITLELSDGNTSDEKYMEFLVLNALDLSSKLDVNGLRPHFSTNLDKTIQRDDRRMKKLDIQLDEESLTKIRHNFTTDFEIHPTTKSMYLPSGARIQVYDIVKNDQVFVTTMARTLQQGKVRSETSIQDPSIDHFAFTQDGNWMCTFDKLATPKLDHLMSENDVKYSLKFWKYIASSSTSLSDNPHWELCTKIIDPHGSSVPIASIISAPVTYCGGLAFVTADTKGGLRLWRPRIPKEIYAKLGNKKLEQTAWTLRKFRSGNGRLETTSIDISWSGDASVIVVGQENAITLVDVNNFEEIKETPLPSLADGRIRALKIVGYNLIMLTKERLISFNLLTYQINQLCVRVHSPIGGKSLLAVDDDRNLVCFCVNYYSHSDQTQESSSLTYPLRSRIFVFEPSKLKPVYIADHSSPISCVKYSKGHSGFVLLDIDAKVGILNAVTSKFLFEEEEKKQLDKAYEMNTLLSNAQIVAKVAKESANKSVSTIEDDEELFTRRTLNPDSLEPVLENMEGLSVEALFDRVMNLL; this comes from the coding sequence ATGGTCACCGCTGATTGGAATCTTGCGTTTAATTCTGGAGGTAAATTGCTTTCCAGAGGTCATGTGATAACTCCAGATGGAAAATTCGCCATAGCTATCTTCAAAACTCATCTCAGAGTGtattctctttcaacaagGCAGAGTATACGGAGCATCAAATTAAATAGAGATCTTTCCGATGTAGTTGACTCCAAATTAAGCAATGCTAATTCCTGTTTACTTTATTTGTTCACTTCCTCGAATGAAATATTGGCTGTGAACTGGAGGGACAAATCCCTAACCAATGCTATAGTGAAAAACTATTCTGTTAAAACCATTGAAAGTGATGGAAAGAACAGCTTTGGCCAGATTCTTAAATTGGTCAACTTTAATGACAAGGAAGATGAGTTTCTTCTGATATTTGGAAAACCAACAACATCTTTGCATTCCGCACATTCTCGTTCTTTGATCAAGATCTCcattaaagaagaagtctcTTCTGAAGAGTTAGCAACTGTCGataatgttcttcttttcaataagTCCACTGACGGAAAGAGTCTTGTCTTTGTTACTAATACCAGTGACGTGTACTATACATCCTTGGTAGAATCTGAAAATCAAGTTCAAGTCAATCTACATCAAATACCATTTGCTTATAAAAGTACCATTTGCAGTGTAGCCATTTCGAATGGTGAAGCACCAATGGCTGCTCTCGGAACTGTTTCTGGTGTGATTCAGCTACTATATCTAACTTCACACAGCGAGCAACGACTCCTAAAATGGCACGTTGATCAAGTTAAAGCGGTTGAGTTCAATTCTGATGGTAGCTACCTCATTTCAGGTGGTATAGAAAAGGTGTTAGTGTTTTGGCAACTTGACACTGAAAAGCAGCAATTTCTTCCTAGATTAAATGGTTGCATCAATCAAATAACCATTGATGATCGTATTGGTCAACTCTACGGAATTACCTTAGAGTTGTCTGACGGAAACACATCAGACGAAAAGTATATGGAGTTTCTTGTACTTAATGCTCTTGATCTTTCCTCAAAGTTGGATGTCAACGGCCTCAGACCTCACTTTTCCACAAACTTAGATAAGACTatccaaagagatgatCGCAGAATGAAAAAACTGGATATTCAATTGGATGAGGAAAGTCTAACGAAGATCAGACATAACTTTACGACCGATTTTGAGATTCATCCTACAACTAAATCCATGTATTTACCCTCAGGAGCTCGTATTCAAGTCTATGATATTGTGAAAAATGATCAAGTCTTTGTCACTACTATGGCCCGAACTCTTCAACAAGGTAAAGTGAGGAGCGAAACGTCTATCCAGGACCCCAGTATTGATCATTTTGCCTTTACTCAAGACGGTAATTGGATGTGTACATTCGACAAGTTAGCTACACCAAAGTTGGACCATCTCATGTCTGAGAACGATGTGAAGTATTCACTTAAGTTTTGGAAATATATAGCCAGCTCATCTACGTCCTTGTCGGACAACCCGCACTGGGAACTCTGCACCAAAATAATTGATCCGCATGGAAGCTCTGTTCCAATTGCATCAATTATTTCTGCCCCGGTGACATATTGTGGAGGTTTAGCCTTTGTTACAGCAGATACCAAAGGTggactcagactctggagaCCAAGAATCCCCAAAGAGATATATGCAAAGCTAGGAAATAAGAAATTGGAGCAAACCGCTTGGACTTTGAGAAAGTTTAGGAGCGGCAATGGTCGTTTGGAGACCACAAGTATTGATATATCCTGGTCTGGAGATGCTTCTGTCATCGTTGTGGGTCAGGAAAATGCCATCACATTGGTGGATGTGAACAACTTTGAGGAAATTAAAGAAACACCCTTACCATCTCTAGCAGATGGCCGTATAAGAGCTCTGAAAATTGTCGGTTACAACTTGATAATGCTTACTAAAGAAAGACtgatctctttcaatttgcTTACCTATCAGATAAACCAGCTTTGTGTGAGAGTCCATAGTCCGATTGGAGGTAAAAGTTTATTGGCGGtggatgatgatagaaACTTGGTTTGCTTCTGTGTGAATTACTATTCACATTCAGACCAGACACAGGAAAGCAGCTCTTTAACATATCCACTACGGTCTCGAATCTTTGTTTTTGAGCCGTCTAAGTTGAAACCAGTGTACATTGCCGACCATTCATCACCTATATCATGCGTGAAGTATTCAAAAGGACATTCTGGATTTGTTCTCCTTGACATAGACGCTAAAGTGGGTATTCTAAACGCTGTGACAAGCAAATTcttatttgaagaagaggaaaagaaacagttgGATAAGGCTTACGAGATGAATACATTGCTAAGCAATGCCCAGATAGTGGCCAAGGTCGCAAAAGAATCAGCCAACAAGTCGGTGAGTACTATTGAAGACGACGAAGAGCTATTCACTCGTAGAACTCTTAATCCGGATTCTTTGGAACCTGTTCTTGAGAATATGGAAGGGTTGTCAGTGGAGGCATTGTTTGATAGAGTGATGAACCTCTTGTAA